AGAACCGCGTCGGTAACGGCATGCGAGATCGCATCCGCGTCGGAGTGGCCGATCAGCGAGACATCGGCCGGAATGCTCACGCCGCCGAGTATCAGCGGACCACCGGGTGCGAAGCGATGCGAGTCGTAGCCGATGCCGATACGCGTGCTCGCACCCATAGTCACGCCGCGGTTGTCAGAAGCGAGTAGTCCTGCCGCCTGCGAGACGGAACGAAGCCGGCGTCGCGGATGAGCCGCTCCATCTCGGCCGTGCTCGTGCGATGCGTCGTGTTGGCGGCGGAGACGACGTTCTCCTCGATCATGAGAGAGCCGAAGTCGTTGCAGCCGAAGCGTAGCGCCAGCTGACCGATCTTCATCCCCATCGTGACCCAGCTGGCCTGGAGATTCGGAACATTGTCGAGCACGATGCGCGAGATCGCGACAGTGCGCAGATACTCGGTAGAATCGGTCTTGGGCTGATTGGACATGCGCGGCGTGTTCTCCGGTTGGAGGGGCCAGCAGATGAACGCGGTGAAACCGCCAGTCCGCGCCTGCACTTCGCGTACGCGCTCGAGATGCTCGATGCGCTCTTCCAGTGTCTCGCCGATGCCGTACATCATCGTGACGGAGGTTTTCATTCCTTCCCCGTGTGCGATCTCCATGATCTCGAGCCAGCGATCCGCGCCCGCCTTCTTTTTTGCCACGATATCGCGCACGCGCTGCACGAGAATTTCGCCGCCGCCACCGGGAATGGAATCGAGCCCCGCCGACTGCAGCTCGCGGATCACATCGCGTGCATCCATGCGAAACACCGTCGAGAAGAAGTCGACTTCGCTCGGACTGAATCCGTGAATGTGGATCGGATGGTTGCGCTTGATGTAGCGCATCAGCTCCAGATACCACTCGAACGGGATGTACGGGTTGTGGCCGCCCTGAAGCAGGATCTGAACGGCGCCGAGCGCCTTTGCCTCCTCGATCTTGGCACCGATCTGCTCGAACGAAAGCGTGTAGCCCTCATTGTCCTTGGGCCGGCGGTAGAACGCACAGAATCCGCAATCGGCGACGCAGACGTTGGTGTAGTTGATGTTTCGGTCGACGATGTATGTCACTACGTTGCCCGGGTGCAGCTGTCGCCGGACTTTATCTGCTTCCGCGCCGAGCTCGAGCAGCGAAGCGTTGCGGTAGAAATCGATTATGTCGCGCATTGATCAGGCTGCGGTCAGGAATGAGAGAGTGCCGTTGGGGACGCGTCCCTGCTTGACGAGCCGGCGGAAGAATTCAGTCAGGCCGGCAAGGTGCGGGTAGGAAAGTCTGTAGTCGAGACCCGAGAGGTATTCATCGCAGACTTCGGTCGCGACTCCCGTAGCGTCGTGGGCCTGACGGGCGAGGATCGCGCGATGCGCCACGCCCCAGTCGCGCGACTCGATCAGTCGTGCGTGAACCGCAAGAGCGCGGGACACCTCCACACCGCGCCGCGCAACCCAGACGGCGAAGACGAACGGCAGGTCGGTCCAGCTCTTCCACACCTCGCCGAGATCGTACACGTACGGATAACGGCCGCTGTCGCCGAGGACGAGTGCGGCGTCGCCGATGACGAGACGTGCGTCGTGCGAGTCATCCGCCTGAATGTCGCAGATCTCAGCATCGCCCGGGACGAAATCGGGCAGCGTGTGCCACACATTCTCGAACAGGAGTTGAAGGAGCGCGACGCTCGTCATCGAGCTGCGGGAGACGACGACACTACGCGAGCCCAGCCGCTCGGCGGGCAGCCGCGAGAACAGCATCACGCTGCGAACCGGTCCGTCACAGGAGATCGCAAGATCCGGCAACAGCAGATACCGCTCGGAGTCGCGCGCGTACTCCACGGCGGAGACGACGCTGATGTCGAGCGCGCCGTTCGCCATCATGCCGTTCAGCGCAGTCGGGATACCGTCGACCAGCTCGCCATCGAGCGGGACGATGCCGCGGTCGATCGCACCGTAGACCGGATAGCAGTTGATGTACGGGATGCGTCCGATCTTCATGCGCTCTTCATGCGGCTACGCCGCGCGCTGCGATGAATCGTCGCCGAACGTGCGGACGACGTTGTACAGCGAGTCGCGCTCGACCGGTACGCGACGCGCACCGCGTATCAGCCTGATCAGGTCATCCAGCGACATTCCCTGCGCGGTGTGCGCACCCGCTTCGTGGTAGATCTTCTCCTTCACCACGGTGCCTTCGAGATCGTTCACACCGAACGAGAGCGAAGCCTGCGACAGGCCTGGCGTCACCATTATCCAGTGACTCTTGATGTGATCGAAATTGTCGAGAAAGAGCCGGCCAACCGCGAGGTTGCGGAGATCGTCGAAGCCTGACGTGGCTGTTCCCTCGCGTCCGAGCTCGATCCCGAGCTCGTTGTTGTCCGGGTGATAGGCCAGCGGAACGTACGCGAGAAAGCCCCCCGTCTCGTCCTGCAGATCGCGCAACAGCATGAGATGATCGACGCGATCCTGCATCGACTCCACGTGACCGTAGAGCATCGTGCAGTTGCTGCGGATGCCGAGCCGGTGCGCAGTGCGGTGCACCTCGATCCAGTCCTCGGCAACCAGTTTCTTTTCCGCGATGCTGGCCCGAACCG
The window above is part of the Gemmatimonadota bacterium genome. Proteins encoded here:
- the mqnC gene encoding cyclic dehypoxanthinyl futalosine synthase — translated: MRDIIDFYRNASLLELGAEADKVRRQLHPGNVVTYIVDRNINYTNVCVADCGFCAFYRRPKDNEGYTLSFEQIGAKIEEAKALGAVQILLQGGHNPYIPFEWYLELMRYIKRNHPIHIHGFSPSEVDFFSTVFRMDARDVIRELQSAGLDSIPGGGGEILVQRVRDIVAKKKAGADRWLEIMEIAHGEGMKTSVTMMYGIGETLEERIEHLERVREVQARTGGFTAFICWPLQPENTPRMSNQPKTDSTEYLRTVAISRIVLDNVPNLQASWVTMGMKIGQLALRFGCNDFGSLMIEENVVSAANTTHRTSTAEMERLIRDAGFVPSRRRQDYSLLTTAA
- a CDS encoding menaquinone biosynthesis protein; amino-acid sequence: MKIGRIPYINCYPVYGAIDRGIVPLDGELVDGIPTALNGMMANGALDISVVSAVEYARDSERYLLLPDLAISCDGPVRSVMLFSRLPAERLGSRSVVVSRSSMTSVALLQLLFENVWHTLPDFVPGDAEICDIQADDSHDARLVIGDAALVLGDSGRYPYVYDLGEVWKSWTDLPFVFAVWVARRGVEVSRALAVHARLIESRDWGVAHRAILARQAHDATGVATEVCDEYLSGLDYRLSYPHLAGLTEFFRRLVKQGRVPNGTLSFLTAA